The Phormidium sp. PBR-2020 DNA segment AAATGGGGAAAACGAATCCAAGCCAAAATTTCCCCAGTCCCTGTTTCCAACTCCTCCGCCTCTCGACAAAGACTGTCCTCACTTTCGGGTTGTAGATTCCCCTGATAGGGCAGAGTCCCTAAATAGGGGAGTTTGGGCAAATGTTGGTGAAAATACTCTCCCGCCTCAGAAAATAAGCCTAAATCACCGCGAAACTTATTCACCACCAATCCTAATCCCAACGGTTGCAGAGCCGGGGGGATCAATTGATAGGTTCCTAAGGCCTGAGCAAAAATCCCCCCTCGTTCAATATCTCCCACCAAAAGCCAGCGTCCCTGAAGATAGCTCACTGGACGTAGGTTGACAATATCTCGCTCCATTAAGTTCAGTTCAACTGGACTCCCGGCCCCTTCGAGGAGCAACACATCACAGCAGGATTTCCAAGTGTCTAATGTTTCGGTTACCACCTGCCAAAGAGTTTCGATATGGCGGTAATAGAGTCGTGCTGGGATATGCTCTTTAGCTTCTCCGAGTAGTACCAATTGGGAGATGCCATTTCCCGAGGGTTTCAGGAGAACCGGGTTCATCTCCACTTGGGGTTGTCGGCCACAGGCGAAGGCTTGAGCGGCTTGGGCCCGTCCAATTTCGCCTCCATCGAGGGTGACGTACGAGTTATTGGACATATTCTGAGATTTAAAGGGAGCAACATTGACCCCTTGGCGGTATAACCAAGCGCCTAACGCCGTCGTTAACCAGCTTTTTCCGGCATTAGAGGAGGTTCCGAGAATGGAAATGGTTTTCATAAGAAACGTATTTTTAAGAATTATTTCAGCTTAGCCATAAGTTTTGAGAATGGACTGACTTTCTCTGAGTTCTTGTAGCCAAAATGACGGCAATAAGTTACCAACCTTGCTAGAGTTTGGCTTTGTCAACTTGATTGGCGGCCTCGATTTCTGAGTATCGGCCTTCTGCAATCTTATTAACAACCATGGCTACTATCCCAAAAATCCTTAAAGAAAGGCGAGATTATAACACCTGGGTCGCCAATGAGACCTTTGAGGACTATTCTCTACGTTATACTCCCAAATCCTTTCGTAAATGGTCAGAGTTGTTGGTGGCAAATACAGCTTTAGGGGGAATTTCCTTTCTAGCTCTTGAGGCGATCGGTGGCTCTCTAGTCATCAACTATGGCTTCTCTAACACATTTTGGGCAATCAGTCTAGTTAGCTTGATTATTTTTTTAGCGGGGATTCCCATCGCTTACTATGCGGCAAAGTACAACATCGATATGGACTTACTCACTCGGGGAGCTGGGTTTGGTTATATCGGTTCAACCATTACCTCGGTGATTTATGCCTCTTTTACCTTTATTTTTTTTGCCTTAGAGGCAGCCATTATGGCCCAAGCTTTGAACCTTTATGTCAATTTACCATTGCCCTGGGGCTATTTTCTTTGTTCCGTGATCATCATTCCCATGGTTTTCTATGGAGTCACCTTTATCAATCGCCTACAACTATGGACACAACCGCTCTGGTTGCTTCTAATGGTGATGCCTTACCTGTTTGTATTACATCGGGAACCTGGAGTACTATCCCGCTGGCTAGAGTTTGGCGGCAACTCCTCGAGTGGGGCTGGATTCGACCCCTTACTGTTTGGGGCCGCCGCGACGGTGTCCTTTTCCCTGATTGCTCAACTGGGTGAGCAAGTGGATTACTTACGATTTTTACCCGATCGCCAACCCCATAATCATCGCCGCTGGTGGTTCGCGGCCATGGCTGCTGGCCCCGGTTGGATTATTTTGGGCTGGGCCAAACAAATTGGGGGAGCTTTTCTGGCCTTCCTGGCCCTCGAACATGGAATTGCGATCGCCAAAGCCAAGGAACCTGTCTATATGTATTTGGCTGGGTTTCAAGATGTCTTTACCTCGCCAGAAACGGTGTTGGGGGTGGTGACGTTGTTTGTGGTGGTCTCCCAGATTAAAATTAACGTCACCAATGCCTATGCTGGATCTCTGGCTTGGTCAAATTTCTTTTCTCGTCTGACGCACAATCACCCCGGGCGAGTCGTCTGGCTGGTGTTTAACGTGGCCATCTCCCTGTTGTTGATGGAGTTGGGGGTGTTTGAAACCTTAGAAGCCGTGTTGGGGCTATATTCGAACGTGGCGATCGCCTGGATTGGTGCCCTGGTGGCAGACTTAGTCATCAATAAACCCCTAGGCTGGAGTCCGTCCTATATTGAATTTAAACGGGCCCATCTCTACAATATTAACCCGGTGGGCTTTGGGGCAACGGTGATCGCGTCGTTGGTGGCCATCTCGGCCTTCGTGGGGGTTTGGGGAGACTACGCCCAAGCCTATTCCCCCTTTCTGGCGCTAGGACTGGCGTTTATCCTCTCGCCTATCCTAGCGAAACTCACGGGAGGACGCTTTTACATTGCCCGGGTGAATCCCTATCAAAGCCAAATCGAAGCCGCTGCGGTAATTGCCAGGATGGATCAGACGCTCAATGGCGGCATCCGTACCCTAGACAATCATGATTTAATCGATTGCTGTCTGTGTGAGCAATCCTACGAACCACAAGACATGGCCTACTGCCCCGTCTATGAGGGAGCCATCTGTTCCTTGTGCTGTAGCTTAGATTCTCGCTGCCATGATCGCTGTAAACCCCCCATGCAACTGGGGCAACTCTCCTTCTTACAACCGCTTCAAGCTGCCTTTGATAGCAAAATTGCTCCCCACCTGGACCGAAAATTACTACGATTCCTGGGGGCTTTTACCCTGGTATCGAGTGTTACCGGGCTTTTGTTTGTGGTGGTGGGCTACCTGGGCCTGAAAGACTTACCGGAGCGATCGCCCCACCTGGATGAAACCTTTTTTACCCTATTTCTGGGCCTCTATGCTCCGTTGTTGGTGATTTTGGGCATCGCATCTTGGTGGTATGTTCTGAGTGAGGAAAGTCGCGAACTGGCAGAAGAGGAGTTAGCGCAGCAAAATCAGCAGTTGGCCCAGGAAATTGAGGAACGACAACGGTTCCAACAGCAACTTGAACAGCTCACTCAAACCTTAGAACAGCGCGTTAGGGAGCGAACGGAAGCTCTTTCTCACGCGTTACACAGTCTCAAAGATACCCAGGCCCAGTTAGTGCAAACCGAGAAGATGTCGGGTTTGGGGCAATTGGTGGCTGGGGTGGCTCATGAAATTAACAATCCAGTGAACTTCATTTATGGCAATTTAGTCCATGCCGATGAGTATATCCAGGATTTATTGGACTTTATCCACCTCTACGAGCAGAATTGTCCGATGGATGATCCAGAGGTGAGCCAACGGCGAGAGGAGATTGAACTGGAATTTATTGCTGAGGATATCCTCAAGATTCTGGGTTCGATGCGAGTTGGGGCCGAACGCATTCGGGAAATTGTGTCAAGTCTGCGCAATTTCAGTCGTCTGGATGAGGCGGAGGTGAAACCCGTGGATCTCCATGAGGGGGTTGAGAGTACCTTAACCATTTTAGGGAATCGCCTTAAAGCTCGATCTGAGCGCCCTGAAATCACCATTATCCGGGACTACGGGGCCTTACCGCCGGTGTTGTGTCATGCGGGTTCGATGAATCAAGTCTTTATGAATATCCTTGTCAATGCCTTAGATGCTCTCGATGAGCGCGATCGCCAACGTCAGACGGAGGAGATTTATGCTCATCCCAGTCTAATTCGTATTGCTACAGAGTTTGAGGCGGAGTTCGTGCGGGTCATCATTGAGGATAACGGCCCGGGGATTCCCGCAGATTTGCGATCGCAGATCTTCGATCCCTTCTTTACCACCAAACCCATTGGCAAGGGAACCGGCCTTGGGATGTCCATTTGCTACCAGATCGTCACCGAGAAACATGGCGGCAACCTATTCTATCGGCCGTCTGTGACGGGTGGAGCTGGGTTTGTGATTGAGTTGCCTCGTAACCCGACGGCCCTAACTCAACAGCTTTTGTCTAAGAGTCAACCGCAGAAACTTTCATGAGTCAATCTCAGCCATGAGGCGATCGCGGATCACAGAACTGTCTAAACTCTTCTTTAGTGATGCGCGATCGCCCTGCTCAAGCCGATAAAGGTCAGCCGCAGCGGGGCCGAGTGACCTCAACCCGAACTTTAGAGATAGTCGCAGCCTAGGGTATCTCGGGTATTATTGCCCGTGACTGGGTTGGTTCCTGAGGCAATCTCACATAAGTCCATCAAGGTGTCATCGCTGAGAAAGATATCTGTAAAATCGGCTCCCTCAATTTCGGTGTTACGAAAGACTGAGTTATAGGCGAAGGCCCCCTCCAGGATGGCATTCTTGAGATTGCTTTCTAGAAATAAAGCCGAGTCTAGAGTGGCGAAGCTTAAATCAGCCCCCTCCAAGTTCACATTCTTAAACTTGGTGCGAAACAGTTGTACCCCCTGTAAGTTGGCTTTGGTGAAATTACAGGCCCGAATCGTTGCTAGGGTAAAGTTGGAGTCTCGCAAATCCTGCTCCACAAAATCTAGGCCATAGAGGGTTTGCTTCTCATAGGCCACCGCTTGGGCCTCAGGAACACCCAAGCTTAGGTTGGCGATCCCCAGCATTAAGATACATATCATCGTAACGGCAACTCTAGCGGCGATCGCTCCGAAACGATACCCGCAGTGTTCATCCTCGTAGTTCACAATCCTTCTCTCCCATGACGAAAGGTTATAGCACGTCTGATAACAGTCGTTTCAAGGGTCATCCTACCAGGAACATTGTGGGAACTCTAGGGGAAGACCTGGTTGCTCAATGGTTGCGGAGAGCAGGAGTTAGGGTGTTACACCAACGCTGGCGCTGTCGTTTGGGGGAATTGGACATTGTAGCTGGCTTTCCTGCTACTCCCGAAACCGCCAAAACCTTAGCCTTTGTGGAAGTGAAAACCCGCAGTCGTGGCAATTGGGATCACGATGGACGCTTGGCCCTGTCTCCTGCCAAATGTCAGCGTTTAAATCAGGCGGCCCGTCTCTTCTTATCTCATTTTCCTCAATATGCTCAACTCCCCTGTCGCTTTGACTTAGCCTTAGTCCGTTGTCAGCGGGGCCCCCAGGGTTCTGCAACGTGCCCTACAACGCCAAAGCTGCCCGATGTAATCACCATCGGACAGCCTGTGCTGGTTAATCAACTTCAACTGACCTTACAGGAGTACTTAGTCGGCGTCTTAGATTAACCGGTTTAACTTCAGTTCACGCAAGGGTTTCGGGGCAATAGCCAAGTCCACGAACAAATTGACGACGGAAGGCTTCAATTTCGGCTGTGTCCGGATTGCCATGACAGACGACGGCCACCTGATAGCGTCGCATCACATCGACAGGCGCTTGTCCTGTTTCTAGACTCCACATGGCCATTTGTACACGAATGTTGGAGGGGTAAGGAATCCCCACCTCTTTAAGGTAAGCTTTAAAGTCACCGTGCCCTTGACGGCCCAGAGGAGAGTCCATTTTTACTCGTAGCACCCATCCATCGATTTGGTGAATGACTGTTATGAAGCGAACTGGAAAGTTTTGTCGTTTGAGATGTTCGACGACCCGTAACGTCAGGCTAGCGTTGGCAAGATAGTAGAGGTAATCCATAAAGAGTGCCTTGAATTTGGGTCTATATTTATCATCGGTGATATTCACCTCAACTCCTAGGGTGAACTCCCCATAGTTTCATGGGGGAGGTTCCCCATCCTTAATGTTTGACTTTCTATTCTGCATGGCTATGATCCCCATCTCTGAGGACGATTTACAACTGGATGCTTATGATTATCAGCTTCCAGTCGAATACATTGCTCAAAATCCCGTGACTCCTCGTGATCACTCCCGTTTGCTGGTGGTTAGTTCTCCTAACACCCATCAGCATCAACGGTTCTGGGAGTTACCCGATTGGCTCAAACCCGGTGATTTACTGGTTTTAAACGATACTCGGGTGTTACCTGCTCGTCTTTATGGGTATAAGCCAAGTGGAGCCAAGGTTGAGGTGTTACTACTAGAGGAACGCCAAGACAATCAGTGGTTGGCGTTAGTTAAACCGGGGAAACGGCTGAAGCCGGGTGCTGAAATTCGCTTTGATTCCCCTGAAGCTACGGACTCAAAGCCCTCGTTTGAGGCTGAGGTGCTTTCCCTGGATGAGGCGACTGGGGGACGACTGTTACAGTTTCGTTGTCCTGCGGGAACCACGGTGCTTGAGATGTTAGAACAGTATGGAGAGGTTCCTTTTCCTCCCTATGTGACAGAGTCCCAAGCTACTAGCAGCCAATATCAGACTGTGTATGCTCGCGAGGCCGGTTCGGCGGCGGCCCCCACGGCGGGATTGCACTTCACCCCAGAACTTCTCGGACGATTGCAGAATCAGGGTGTACGTCAAGCCTTTGTCACCCTTCATGTGGGAGTGGGAACGTTCCGGCCCGTGGAAACGTCGGATATCCGTAAGCATCTGATGCACCAAGAATGGGTCGAGGTTCCTGAAGCGACGGTGCAGGCGATTCGTCACACTCGTTCGCAAGGAGGACGGGTGATTGCCGTCGGTACCACAGCGGTGCGATCGCTTGAGTCTGCGGCCCAGAGACAACCCTCTGGAGACTTGGCCCCATTTTCTGGCAAAACGGATCTCTTTATTTATCCTGGATATCGCTGGCAAGTCGTGGATGGATTGATTACCAATTTCCATCTCCCCAAGTCCAGTTTGATGATGATGGTCTCGGCCTTGCTAGGACGGGAGCGACTGTTAAGACTGTATGAGGAGGCGATCGCCCAAAATTATCGTTTTTTCTCTTTTGGGGATGCCATGCTGATTACACCTGAAGCCCGCTTATCATAGGTGTTTCTGGACTAGCCTCTCGGTTTAGGTGAAGGATAAGTTCTTCTAATCCTTGACATAAATGAGAGCCAGTGTAAAGATTGATTAACAAAATCGTTCATCTTTCTCTGGGTCAGCCTTGATAAATCCGCCCACCGAAAGACGGAAGTAGGGCTTTTGTGCCGAAGGAACGCACCGCATCCTTAGCTAACTTGTCTGAATTTTGAGGTACTACAGATGTTGGTTGCCTGTTTGGTTGCCCTTGCCTGTGCCATTGCTTGCTTTTTCCTGAGTATTAACACCCGTGAGGAAATTGTTAAGGTTGCGGCAACGGGCCTAGCTGGACTCTGTGTCATTGTGAGTCTCTACTTTGCTCCTTGGATCATCAAGCTTGTGATTCTAGCACTCCCCTTTCTTTGGGAGCGTTGCTCTAAACGGGGACGTTTTGGCTCCCGGCAAATCTAGGGAACTGCAACGGCCGCGAAAACGAGTCAAACACCCAATCCCCCCTCTGGTGGCTGTTCCAAAGGAGGGGGGATTGGCTTAGGGACTTAATGATATATAAATCGGGATGACAGGATTTGAACCTGCGGCATCCTGCTCCCAAAGCAGGCGCGCTACCAAGCTGCGCTACATCCCGAGAATGACCACTGTGGCGTGGCAACCTCTTAGAGTATAGGCGATCGATGACCCTCTTGCCAACTGTTTGTTTACAGGAGACTGGCAGAGATTCCTGGCAGTTGGCTCAAATTTGGGCAGCGATCGCGGTACGATCGACCTATCTCACTAGGGGAGTGGTATAACGAATGAAGCTACAGGACTTTCTCGGGACTGATCTGAAATACGACTATAAGGATATGGCCGCTGACGAGGCGTTAACTCGTCAAATCCAGGTACGCCTGATTGATATGGGGTTATTAGACCCCCCCGCCGATGGACTTTTTGGCCCCCTCAGCACGGCCGCCTTTGACCGCTTTCAGGATTTGATGCAGGTCAATGAGATGGGATATCTCGGGGCCGCTACCGCTCGTTTGATCATTCAAACCCGACGGCAAGATTTACCGAAACCGCCGCCGGAGCTGAAAATTCTGCAAAATACCGTCTTTAAATCGCGCCCTGTTCAGTCCTCGGTTTTGCCTGAGAACGAAAAACGTTCGATTCCGGCGGGTGAAAGCTTTACCCTAGTGGATTATGAGGTGGTGCGAGACCATTTACGTATTGCCCTGCGGAGTGTGGCGTTTCCCAAACGGGGGGACAACGGCAAGGTGGAAGATTCTAAAATCTGGTATGCCTTCCGGCAGCATGTGGAAATTTGGGAAGAGGAGGATCGTCAGGTTCCTCTACAAAAACCAACGACGATCCGCCTCGATGTTCCCTACAAGTCCCAACTGGATAATTGGTATAACCCGATGGGATCGTGTAATGTCACCTCCATTGCCATGTGTTTGTCCTATTTGGGGGCCCGTCGCCGTAGCAGTGTGGGCCAGTTTGAGGATGAACTCTATGAATACATGATTCGTCGTGGCTGGAGTCGTCATAGTCCCTATGATTTGGCGCGAGTGGTGCATGACTATGGCTGTCGTGATACCTTTCGCACCAATGCCACCATTGAGGAGGCCCAGGACTGGCTGGCGGGGGGGAATCCAGCGGTGATTCATGGCTATTTCACCTCGTTCGGTCACATTATCGTTTTAGTGGGCTACGACGATCGCGGCTTTATTGTCCATGATCCCTATGGGGAATGGTTTGAATGGGGCTATCGCAATGATTTGAGTGGTGCGTTTCTTCACTACTCCTATGGCTTGATTCGCCGGGTTTGTATTCCGGATGGCCAGTTCTGGGTTCACTTCATCTCCCGGTAAGGGGGGCCGCATGGCTTAATCTTTAGGTTGCCTGGAGTTTCATGCTGATGTCGAGCCAGGGGGAACGGGAGATGGGGGCGCTGGTGGAAATGTAGTCCACTCCCGTTTCGGCGATCGCCCGTAGCCGCTCTTGGGTGATGTTTCCTGAGGCTTCGATTTTTAGCTTGGGGTTCTCTTGGCGAATGAGTTGCACG contains these protein-coding regions:
- a CDS encoding cobyric acid synthase, coding for MKTISILGTSSNAGKSWLTTALGAWLYRQGVNVAPFKSQNMSNNSYVTLDGGEIGRAQAAQAFACGRQPQVEMNPVLLKPSGNGISQLVLLGEAKEHIPARLYYRHIETLWQVVTETLDTWKSCCDVLLLEGAGSPVELNLMERDIVNLRPVSYLQGRWLLVGDIERGGIFAQALGTYQLIPPALQPLGLGLVVNKFRGDLGLFSEAGEYFHQHLPKLPYLGTLPYQGNLQPESEDSLCREAEELETGTGEILAWIRFPHLSNSQDSQPWRLDEGVQVKWVETPQGLQEARLIVLPGSKNTLRDLAWLRETGLATAIIQAHQRGVPVVGICGGYQMLGDWLLDATGVAGDVGRVPGLGLLPVMTEFAPEKSVRQVLAQWQDESWQAYEIHMGQTSPSPRAAGERVDTPLLRANGVAEGMQGDRLLGTYLHGLFESGAMRRYLMDLAGVEGYQPARESWQEVQRQLYDGMAQLMEDYLDLMPIRRYLQL
- a CDS encoding YraN family protein → MTKGYSTSDNSRFKGHPTRNIVGTLGEDLVAQWLRRAGVRVLHQRWRCRLGELDIVAGFPATPETAKTLAFVEVKTRSRGNWDHDGRLALSPAKCQRLNQAARLFLSHFPQYAQLPCRFDLALVRCQRGPQGSATCPTTPKLPDVITIGQPVLVNQLQLTLQEYLVGVLD
- a CDS encoding histidine kinase — translated: MATIPKILKERRDYNTWVANETFEDYSLRYTPKSFRKWSELLVANTALGGISFLALEAIGGSLVINYGFSNTFWAISLVSLIIFLAGIPIAYYAAKYNIDMDLLTRGAGFGYIGSTITSVIYASFTFIFFALEAAIMAQALNLYVNLPLPWGYFLCSVIIIPMVFYGVTFINRLQLWTQPLWLLLMVMPYLFVLHREPGVLSRWLEFGGNSSSGAGFDPLLFGAAATVSFSLIAQLGEQVDYLRFLPDRQPHNHRRWWFAAMAAGPGWIILGWAKQIGGAFLAFLALEHGIAIAKAKEPVYMYLAGFQDVFTSPETVLGVVTLFVVVSQIKINVTNAYAGSLAWSNFFSRLTHNHPGRVVWLVFNVAISLLLMELGVFETLEAVLGLYSNVAIAWIGALVADLVINKPLGWSPSYIEFKRAHLYNINPVGFGATVIASLVAISAFVGVWGDYAQAYSPFLALGLAFILSPILAKLTGGRFYIARVNPYQSQIEAAAVIARMDQTLNGGIRTLDNHDLIDCCLCEQSYEPQDMAYCPVYEGAICSLCCSLDSRCHDRCKPPMQLGQLSFLQPLQAAFDSKIAPHLDRKLLRFLGAFTLVSSVTGLLFVVVGYLGLKDLPERSPHLDETFFTLFLGLYAPLLVILGIASWWYVLSEESRELAEEELAQQNQQLAQEIEERQRFQQQLEQLTQTLEQRVRERTEALSHALHSLKDTQAQLVQTEKMSGLGQLVAGVAHEINNPVNFIYGNLVHADEYIQDLLDFIHLYEQNCPMDDPEVSQRREEIELEFIAEDILKILGSMRVGAERIREIVSSLRNFSRLDEAEVKPVDLHEGVESTLTILGNRLKARSERPEITIIRDYGALPPVLCHAGSMNQVFMNILVNALDALDERDRQRQTEEIYAHPSLIRIATEFEAEFVRVIIEDNGPGIPADLRSQIFDPFFTTKPIGKGTGLGMSICYQIVTEKHGGNLFYRPSVTGGAGFVIELPRNPTALTQQLLSKSQPQKLS
- a CDS encoding pentapeptide repeat-containing protein yields the protein MGIANLSLGVPEAQAVAYEKQTLYGLDFVEQDLRDSNFTLATIRACNFTKANLQGVQLFRTKFKNVNLEGADLSFATLDSALFLESNLKNAILEGAFAYNSVFRNTEIEGADFTDIFLSDDTLMDLCEIASGTNPVTGNNTRDTLGCDYL
- the queA gene encoding tRNA preQ1(34) S-adenosylmethionine ribosyltransferase-isomerase QueA; the protein is MIPISEDDLQLDAYDYQLPVEYIAQNPVTPRDHSRLLVVSSPNTHQHQRFWELPDWLKPGDLLVLNDTRVLPARLYGYKPSGAKVEVLLLEERQDNQWLALVKPGKRLKPGAEIRFDSPEATDSKPSFEAEVLSLDEATGGRLLQFRCPAGTTVLEMLEQYGEVPFPPYVTESQATSSQYQTVYAREAGSAAAPTAGLHFTPELLGRLQNQGVRQAFVTLHVGVGTFRPVETSDIRKHLMHQEWVEVPEATVQAIRHTRSQGGRVIAVGTTAVRSLESAAQRQPSGDLAPFSGKTDLFIYPGYRWQVVDGLITNFHLPKSSLMMMVSALLGRERLLRLYEEAIAQNYRFFSFGDAMLITPEARLS
- a CDS encoding C39 family peptidase; the protein is MKLQDFLGTDLKYDYKDMAADEALTRQIQVRLIDMGLLDPPADGLFGPLSTAAFDRFQDLMQVNEMGYLGAATARLIIQTRRQDLPKPPPELKILQNTVFKSRPVQSSVLPENEKRSIPAGESFTLVDYEVVRDHLRIALRSVAFPKRGDNGKVEDSKIWYAFRQHVEIWEEEDRQVPLQKPTTIRLDVPYKSQLDNWYNPMGSCNVTSIAMCLSYLGARRRSSVGQFEDELYEYMIRRGWSRHSPYDLARVVHDYGCRDTFRTNATIEEAQDWLAGGNPAVIHGYFTSFGHIIVLVGYDDRGFIVHDPYGEWFEWGYRNDLSGAFLHYSYGLIRRVCIPDGQFWVHFISR